One window of the Synechococcus sp. CC9311 genome contains the following:
- a CDS encoding iron uptake porin encodes MKLFHQLLVAPAALGLLAPVAANATELNINGVSDYAASGEQVTSITQFSDVYPTDWAYQALSNLIERYGCVAGYPNGTYRGNRAMTRFEAAALLNACLDRVTEVTDELKRLMKEFEKELAILKGRVDGLEARVGELEATQFSTTTKLDVQASFVVGANNFGGDLNYSAKQINEIDQRFPDDGEGNSGSNLLLAAGDAGQVDLTKSDYVNYAKKNFGATVFNYDTQMILNTSFTGKDLLTTTIRSGNFGSSSFGGGPTTLSTLEVASESEGGPNDVFIDKIFYNTPIGEDFTFFIGANVGQDDMLPIWPSVYPQGDASTVLDVLTLNGAPAAYNKNQGPGVALNWEKNGWTIGLQYVANLDKGPDSNPQKGGIATDNSAATGTVQIGYQSEQWAIAAIYSYVQDASVVPYSTSFTQLSYLQDIDQSVNAFGLSGYWQPISSGFIPAISVGWGINTTNFDGNSAPDGYVSTSQSWQVSLQWQDAFVKGNTAGLAVGQATFATDLTGSESPDDGNYAWEGWYSFQVTDNITVTPAVFYLSRPLGQLTPSNESFTQLGGLLRTTFTF; translated from the coding sequence GTGAAACTTTTCCATCAACTGCTGGTGGCTCCAGCTGCCCTGGGCCTTTTGGCACCTGTGGCTGCAAACGCCACTGAGCTCAATATCAATGGTGTGTCTGACTACGCCGCTTCTGGCGAGCAAGTCACCAGCATCACTCAGTTTTCTGACGTTTACCCAACCGACTGGGCTTATCAGGCACTTAGCAACCTGATCGAGCGCTACGGCTGTGTTGCTGGTTACCCCAACGGCACCTACCGCGGTAACAGGGCCATGACCCGCTTTGAAGCGGCTGCTCTGTTGAACGCCTGTCTCGACCGCGTCACCGAAGTGACCGATGAGCTGAAGCGCCTGATGAAAGAGTTCGAAAAGGAACTCGCCATCCTCAAGGGCCGTGTTGACGGACTTGAAGCCCGCGTTGGTGAACTGGAAGCCACTCAGTTCTCCACCACCACCAAGCTTGATGTGCAAGCAAGTTTTGTTGTTGGCGCCAATAATTTTGGCGGTGACCTGAACTATTCTGCTAAGCAAATCAATGAGATTGACCAACGATTCCCAGACGATGGTGAGGGGAATAGTGGTTCAAACTTGCTTTTGGCAGCGGGAGACGCCGGACAAGTTGATTTGACGAAATCAGATTATGTGAACTACGCCAAGAAAAATTTTGGCGCAACCGTATTTAACTATGATACTCAGATGATCCTGAATACTAGTTTTACGGGGAAAGATTTATTAACGACAACTATCAGGTCTGGTAATTTTGGAAGCTCATCTTTTGGTGGTGGGCCTACGACACTTTCAACATTAGAAGTTGCCTCTGAGTCCGAAGGAGGTCCAAACGATGTATTCATCGATAAGATCTTTTACAACACTCCTATTGGTGAGGATTTCACATTTTTTATAGGGGCTAATGTTGGTCAAGATGACATGTTGCCGATATGGCCTTCTGTTTATCCTCAAGGTGATGCATCAACAGTTCTTGATGTTCTAACTCTTAACGGTGCACCTGCTGCATACAACAAAAATCAAGGGCCTGGTGTAGCGCTTAATTGGGAGAAAAATGGATGGACGATTGGCTTGCAATATGTAGCCAACTTAGACAAAGGACCTGACAGTAATCCACAAAAAGGTGGCATTGCAACCGATAATTCAGCTGCAACAGGTACTGTTCAAATTGGTTATCAGTCTGAGCAGTGGGCAATCGCCGCTATCTACAGTTACGTTCAAGACGCCTCTGTTGTTCCGTATTCCACATCCTTTACCCAATTAAGCTATCTTCAAGACATTGATCAATCAGTCAATGCTTTTGGACTTTCAGGGTACTGGCAGCCAATAAGTTCAGGTTTTATTCCTGCTATCAGTGTTGGCTGGGGTATCAATACAACCAACTTTGATGGCAATAGTGCTCCCGACGGATACGTCTCTACCTCCCAATCATGGCAAGTCTCACTGCAATGGCAGGATGCATTTGTTAAGGGAAATACAGCGGGACTTGCCGTTGGTCAAGCTACTTTCGCAACAGATCTCACTGGTAGTGAATCTCCTGATGACGGCAATTATGCCTGGGAGGGTTGGTATAGCTTCCAAGTAACTGATAACATTACTGTTACTCCTGCAGTGTTTTATCTCAGTCGCCCATTAGGTCAGCTAACTCCTAGCAATGAGAGTTTTACTCAACTAGGCGGGCTTTTAAGAACTACTTTCACATTCTGA
- a CDS encoding TM2 domain-containing protein: protein MTKTEDYKHLTKKMSEVSKFEFYNDISLSNKEYTIGIALALTLGWCGVHRFWLGDSKGGFIYLIFFWTLLPFIFSIVDAICMKRTCKKINNDHAVDAFKKYSEAGLPI, encoded by the coding sequence TTGACAAAAACCGAAGACTACAAGCATCTTACAAAAAAAATGAGCGAAGTTAGTAAATTCGAATTTTACAATGATATTAGTCTGAGTAATAAAGAATATACGATTGGGATCGCTTTGGCTCTTACCCTTGGATGGTGTGGAGTCCACAGGTTCTGGCTTGGTGATAGCAAGGGAGGATTTATCTATTTAATATTTTTCTGGACTTTGCTTCCATTCATCTTTTCCATTGTGGACGCAATATGCATGAAACGTACTTGCAAAAAAATTAATAACGATCATGCTGTCGATGCTTTTAAAAAATATTCAGAAGCTGGTTTGCCTATTTAG
- a CDS encoding ferritin produces the protein MNELTSAINNHLACEFQASHTYLAMSIWLREKDLIGFSTYMETKSNEERTHASRMIAFLVDNDEKVELPSINAPDHEWESLEALFSNVYSMEKEVTASINHIYGIAERLNNRPATVMLDWFIDEQVKEESEARFICKRLKLANTNTAAMLLLDQQFFDGTFLANMQSASGFNPATAA, from the coding sequence ATGAACGAACTAACCTCTGCTATCAACAATCACCTTGCTTGCGAATTTCAGGCAAGTCATACTTATCTTGCGATGTCCATTTGGCTCCGTGAAAAGGATCTGATTGGATTCTCAACATATATGGAGACTAAAAGCAATGAGGAAAGAACGCATGCATCTCGCATGATTGCTTTTCTCGTTGATAACGATGAAAAAGTCGAACTTCCATCGATTAATGCTCCAGATCACGAATGGGAGTCCCTAGAGGCACTGTTTTCAAATGTTTATTCTATGGAAAAAGAGGTGACAGCCTCAATTAATCATATTTATGGAATTGCAGAGCGCCTAAACAATAGACCTGCAACTGTGATGCTTGACTGGTTTATTGATGAGCAGGTTAAAGAAGAATCTGAAGCTCGTTTTATCTGCAAACGACTTAAATTGGCCAACACAAATACTGCAGCAATGCTCTTGCTTGACCAGCAATTCTTTGATGGTACATTCTTGGCTAATATGCAGAGCGCATCAGGCTTTAATCCTGCAACTGCCGCATAA